A genome region from Erigeron canadensis isolate Cc75 chromosome 3, C_canadensis_v1, whole genome shotgun sequence includes the following:
- the LOC122591829 gene encoding zinc finger MYM-type protein 5-like, whose product MAPVIRKQPSGWEKRKKKKRIEAFIMSQSGALEKYKRKSQVDASTNATDVNVDNDDGNHNENDNVNNGRGDGPDDTCVGNMNVDSADTDDPNLKNSDSNVDGVNGDDVNDAGENIKFDIFDPRCWDGLTSDMIKVLVAEGPKRDVSIKKGPKDRFSRRFSATHYTRILPNKEKWDREWLVYSKELGKVFCFCCKIFRKGSVKGQLANEGFSNWRHLSTRLKEHEVGSEHMMNMVSWVEMRLRLKKNETIDKVAEKEPNV is encoded by the coding sequence ATGGCTCCTGTGATTAGAAAACAACCTAGTGGATGGGAAAAGcgtaagaagaaaaaaagaattgaAGCGTTTATTATGTCTCAAAGTGGAGCTCTAGAAAAATATAAACGGAAATCGCAGGTTGATGCTAGTACTAATGCAACTGATGTTAATGTTGACAACGACGATGGCAATCATAATGAGAATGACAATGTTAATAATGGCCGTGGCGATGGTCCTGATGATACCTGTGTTGGCAACATGAATGTGGATTCTGCTGACACGGATGATCCTAATCTTAAGAATAGTGATAGTAATGTTGATGGTGTTAACGGTGATGATGTCAATGATGCCGGTGAGAATATTAAGTTTGACATATTTGATCCAAGATGTTGGGATGGTCTTACTTCGGATATGATTAAGGTTTTAGTAGCAGAGGGTCCTAAAAGAGATGTATCTATCAAGAAAGGTCCTAAAGATAGGTTTTCTAGACGATTTTCTGCGACTCATTATACTAGAATTCTACCAAATAAAGAGAAGTGGGACAGGGAATGGTTGGTATATTCGAAAGAGCTTGGCAAAGTTTTTTGTTTCTGCTGTAAGATATTTAGAAAGGGGTCCGTGAAAGGTCAGCTAGCTAACGAGGGTTTTTCGAATTGGAGACATCTTAGCACTCGACTTAAAGAGCATGAAGTTGGTTCAGAACACATGATGAATATGGTTAGTTGGGTTGAGATGCGTTTACGGTTGAAGAAGAATGAAACAATTGATAAAGTTGCTGAGAAGGAACCAAATGTCTAA
- the LOC122594041 gene encoding uncharacterized protein LOC122594041, with protein MAIKVISFVYLFVLMIQISCSSALLNSMPDVNVQYSKSISDLKETIVKGLESQLEGAKVSGFDLKDTLVARSMEFELEIDNKVLPIKLLEDVNKWEHVELPTFLVEDKVRLSDENGLLAKKDKGLPSLAPFQLSGPMELWIQDAKDMRLFLPHDVDAGELKKVILADGAVVTIHGAKSVSLRHPIELPLPFNKTNDGFASGLFTLADHLLNASRSKSQLISLRIVGPASLSSPATSSRSSNRLKLKRLAPGLVKLSAVSKPNSKTALSTIDLQEQTPALFTQEGVNTFWPVSSLNRSNSNLRGIETLISAVLDSTASTSDSFKVLKVDISAQTFLKLGFAVEKKLTGNESFWEGYPEWRTKPENINLHYEVLAKVDGQKLVPEKVLEVDPVIVEDSVAPSVLNKNISMSRMPIIHFPFSPFAL; from the exons ATGGCTATTAAGGTTATAAGCTTCgtgtatttatttgttttgatgataCAAATTTCATGTTCAAGTGCTCTTTTAAACTCCATGCCAGATGTTAATGTTCAATATTCTAAGTCCATATCT gaTTTGAAGGAAACAATTGTAAAGGGACTGGAGTCACAACTAGAAGGTGCCAAAGTATCAGGTTTTGACTTAAAGGATACTTTAGTAGCTAGATCAATGGAGTTTGAGCTCGAGATCGATAACAAAGTTCTTCCTATAAAACTGTTGGAGGATGTAAACAAATGGGAACACGTCGAATTGCCTACTTTCCTAGTGGAAGATAAGGTAAGATTATCTGATGAAAATGGGTTGCTAGCGAAGAAAGATAAGGGTTTGCCTAGTTTGGCTCCATTCCAGCTCTCGGGTCCAATGGAGCTTTGGATTCAGGATGCCAAGGACATGCGCCTTTTTTTGCCA CATGATGTTGATGCTGGAGAGCTAAAGAAAGTAATCCTAGCAGATGGTGCTGTAGTCACAATACACGGTGCCAAGTCTGTCAGTTTACGACACCCCATTGAACTCCCACTTCCTTTTAACAAAACAAATGACGGTTTTGCTTCAGGCCTCTTCACGTTAGCAGACCACCTCCTAAACGCCTCTCGTTCCAAAAGCCAACTTATCTCTCTCCGTATCGTTGGACCTGCGTCACTAAGTTCCCCTGCCACATCATCACGCTCTTCCAACAGGCTCAAGCTTAAACGCCTTGCTCCTGGCTTGGTAAAACTATCTGCAGTTTCAAAGCCAAACTCAAAAACTGCACTCTCTACCATTGATCTTCAAGAACAGACCCCGGCCCTCTTCACTCAAGAAGGCGTGAACACATTTTGGCCCGTTTCATCCCTCAATAGGTCAAACTCAAACTTACGTGGTATAGAGACGCTAATTTCTGCTGTTTTGGATTCAACAGCTAGCACGAGTGATTCCTTTAAGGTGTTGAAAGTTGACATATCAGCTCAGACTTTTTTGAAGCTAGGTTTTGCTGTGGAAAAGAAGTTGACCGGCAATGAGTCCTTCTGGGAGGGGTACCCTGAATGGAGAACAAAGCCTGAGAACATAAATTTGCATTATGAGGTATTGGCGAAGGTCGATGGTCAAAAGCTTGTGCCAGAAAAAGTCTTGGAAGTTGACCCTGTTATTGTTGAAGATTCGGTGGCACCGAGTGTCCttaacaaaaacatttccaTGTCAAGGATGCCGATCATTCATTTTCCCTTTAGTCCTTTTGCATTGTGA